A genome region from Corynebacterium atrinae includes the following:
- a CDS encoding IS110 family transposase, producing the protein MTTGTTIDVTIGLDVGKTAHHACAMLETGEIIYDKPLPQDETELRKVFTDLQQHGTVLVVVDQPNTIGALPIAVARDAGCLVGYLPGLAMRKAADLYPGRSKTDRRDAFIIADTARTMPHTLRAVDRDNEVLSALKMLSGFDDDIAKDATRTINRLRSVLTQIYPSFERALPGDVITRPLVLEMLIHYGGPTKLKKAGYQRVHNWMAKRAKKDPTKLVDAIFAGLKAQTVTVPGTAAAEIVIPQLAANIKALLEQRKTIAEQVEELLADFPLSEVLMSMPGVGIKTAANILLAVGDCSDFRSAGHLAAYAGIAPVTRRSGTSIRGEFPARSGNKRLKNALFYSAFASIRFHEPSKAYYEKKRAEGNRHNAAVMCLARRRCNVIYAMLTRGEFFREVPARTAA; encoded by the coding sequence ATGACCACCGGCACCACCATCGACGTCACCATCGGACTCGACGTCGGCAAAACCGCCCACCACGCCTGCGCCATGCTGGAAACAGGTGAAATCATCTACGACAAACCCCTACCCCAGGACGAAACTGAGCTCCGGAAAGTCTTCACTGACCTGCAGCAGCACGGCACGGTTCTGGTGGTCGTCGATCAACCCAACACCATCGGCGCACTCCCGATCGCCGTGGCCCGCGACGCGGGCTGCTTGGTCGGCTACCTCCCCGGCCTGGCGATGCGCAAAGCCGCTGATCTCTATCCGGGCCGATCCAAGACCGACCGCAGGGACGCGTTCATCATCGCTGACACCGCCCGCACCATGCCGCACACCCTGCGGGCCGTGGACCGGGACAACGAGGTCCTCTCAGCCCTGAAGATGTTGTCCGGGTTCGATGACGACATCGCCAAGGACGCCACCCGCACTATCAACCGGCTGCGCAGCGTACTGACCCAGATCTACCCCAGTTTCGAACGTGCCCTTCCAGGCGATGTCATCACCCGACCATTGGTACTGGAGATGCTGATCCATTACGGTGGGCCCACGAAGCTGAAAAAGGCCGGCTACCAGCGGGTACACAACTGGATGGCCAAACGCGCCAAGAAAGACCCCACAAAGCTCGTGGACGCGATCTTTGCAGGGCTGAAAGCCCAGACCGTCACCGTGCCTGGCACCGCGGCTGCTGAGATCGTGATTCCGCAATTGGCTGCCAACATCAAGGCCCTGCTGGAACAGCGAAAAACCATTGCTGAGCAGGTAGAAGAACTGTTGGCTGATTTCCCTCTTTCCGAGGTCTTGATGTCCATGCCGGGAGTTGGCATCAAGACCGCAGCCAACATCCTCCTGGCAGTTGGGGATTGTTCCGACTTCCGGTCCGCCGGCCACCTGGCCGCGTACGCGGGGATTGCCCCGGTGACACGAAGATCAGGCACGTCGATCCGTGGTGAGTTTCCAGCCAGATCGGGCAACAAGAGACTGAAGAATGCGTTGTTCTATTCCGCGTTCGCCTCCATCAGATTTCACGAACCATCCAAGGCCTACTACGAGAAGAAACGAGCCGAGGGCAACCGTCATAATGCCGCAGTCATGTGCCTGGCACGCCGCCGGTGCAACGTCATCTATGCGATGTTGACCCGTGGTGAATTCTTCCGGGAGGTTCCTGCCCGAACCGCCGCATAG
- a CDS encoding replication protein RepA, translating to MTHDSPDPRGGNTRPTAREELEARLEEIEAANRLLDPYAFSSRTLIQTTFPHSSKAGDKLVLKNGALTVTMISPNGLPYGVYPRLIMCWLTREALRRRDLPEDEARTIPLGSSLADFMRDVGITGRSGGRTGNITSLRKQLRSLFTTMITAEVADHESRDKHQIVFDQMQNTLIAESSMLWWDTRNPEQLSLQDSSVTLTAGFYRELTCSAVPLDVAILREIRRSPMAIDLYCWMTYRASYQRGITVVTWDQLRRQFGAGYQETPQGKRDFKKKLLEALEKVVVAWPEAAVDVTENGLMLRPGAPSVPRRVHQEITKRYATGSDNRF from the coding sequence ATGACACATGATAGCCCTGATCCACGGGGCGGCAACACTCGTCCCACGGCGAGGGAGGAGCTGGAGGCTCGCCTCGAGGAAATCGAAGCCGCCAACCGTCTCCTGGATCCCTATGCCTTCTCGTCCAGAACCCTGATCCAGACGACTTTCCCTCATAGCTCCAAGGCGGGGGACAAGCTGGTGCTGAAAAATGGTGCCCTCACGGTGACCATGATCTCGCCCAACGGCCTGCCCTACGGGGTGTATCCGCGGTTGATCATGTGCTGGCTGACTCGTGAAGCCTTGCGGCGCCGCGACCTACCGGAGGATGAGGCCAGGACCATCCCGTTGGGGAGTTCCCTGGCGGACTTCATGCGCGACGTCGGCATCACCGGCCGATCCGGGGGACGAACCGGGAACATCACCAGCCTGCGCAAGCAACTGCGCTCGCTTTTCACCACGATGATCACCGCTGAAGTGGCCGATCATGAAAGTCGTGACAAGCATCAGATCGTGTTCGACCAGATGCAGAACACGCTGATCGCCGAGTCGTCGATGCTGTGGTGGGACACCCGGAATCCCGAGCAGTTGAGTCTGCAGGACTCATCAGTCACCCTGACCGCGGGGTTCTACCGAGAGTTGACGTGCTCAGCGGTCCCGCTGGATGTGGCTATTTTGCGTGAGATCCGACGTTCACCGATGGCCATCGACTTGTACTGCTGGATGACCTACCGCGCCAGTTATCAGCGGGGGATCACCGTGGTCACATGGGATCAGCTGCGACGCCAGTTCGGCGCCGGCTACCAGGAAACCCCGCAAGGTAAGCGCGATTTCAAGAAGAAGCTCTTGGAGGCGCTTGAGAAGGTGGTGGTCGCGTGGCCGGAGGCTGCCGTGGATGTGACGGAGAACGGGTTGATGCTGCGGCCTGGTGCTCCGTCTGTCCCACGGAGGGTGCACCAGGAGATCACCAAGAGGTACGCGACGGGGTCGGACAACCGGTTCTAG
- a CDS encoding N-6 DNA methylase, producing the protein MTTHPQGQLALKDIADLAEVSRPAVSNWKARYPTFPTPVEDSPARRPLFEFSEVLTWLESEDLLPDTWQTNAMRLIITSAINPLTIATSNTAAAALLSLAMLAAHKHSDGTLQEEWATITNAGDVLTALTQILSRLDHDLLSSDDIARLVDNIRSAPPSTLHTLVSGLAQVNKDNYGTAARIIIDTFFGSGGRSTYSQYATTTSAASSLIANAAGTTVIPGATIFDPTCGIAGTLLALHNLSTDLSLVGNDIDRMAVTIASLQTYLADIPATFTHANILTNDPHPQLQAHTIISEPPFGMRLEDTTLTTVTASLQTSLGITVPGPLAADAAFLTYPLHHLAPEGRAYVLTNLSTCSQGRLAQFRQNLIARGAVEAIIQLPRKLLTYTSLATALWVLRAPDATRATEPVLLADASNAKDPADHIAEWLHAMREGRDTTIPTGSTTLAEMITQDSTLLPSLLLNRAPDKGEVLADYKQAWNQLTDTVHTVSDTLSAQAGSAEVLPASSSVLPLTELGSVTRIRARYRKTDEEPADGAIAAQLIPFRDRGEPAEEVFIGADTPTVQPGDLLIPNQAGVPARVFTTNEGTWVAPTGMFVLRVTSDQFEPEYLAACVNAPFNEVDDGGMIPRRKLSQIQIPLLSLPEQQKVLATTSQLQQLAEQAQKLHRQAEAASAAAMNVIRYDTDTP; encoded by the coding sequence ATGACCACCCACCCCCAGGGCCAGCTGGCCCTCAAGGACATCGCCGATCTCGCCGAAGTCAGCCGTCCGGCAGTCAGCAACTGGAAGGCCCGATACCCCACCTTCCCCACACCGGTCGAGGACTCCCCCGCCCGACGCCCACTGTTCGAGTTCAGCGAGGTACTCACCTGGCTGGAATCCGAGGATCTCCTCCCCGACACCTGGCAGACCAACGCCATGAGATTGATCATCACCTCCGCCATCAACCCCCTGACCATCGCCACCAGCAACACCGCCGCCGCAGCACTGCTCTCCCTGGCCATGCTGGCCGCCCACAAACACAGCGACGGTACCCTCCAGGAAGAATGGGCGACCATCACCAACGCAGGTGATGTGCTCACCGCCCTCACTCAGATCCTGTCCCGGCTCGATCACGACCTGCTGTCCAGCGACGATATTGCCCGCCTTGTCGACAACATCCGCTCAGCACCCCCATCGACGCTGCACACCCTGGTCAGCGGACTGGCCCAGGTCAATAAAGACAACTACGGTACCGCTGCCCGCATCATCATCGACACCTTCTTCGGCAGCGGAGGACGCAGCACCTACAGTCAGTACGCCACCACCACTTCTGCCGCTTCCTCGCTGATCGCCAACGCCGCCGGCACCACCGTTATCCCCGGGGCAACCATCTTCGACCCCACCTGCGGCATCGCCGGCACCCTGCTGGCCCTTCACAACCTGTCCACCGATCTCTCCCTGGTCGGCAACGACATCGACCGGATGGCCGTGACCATCGCCTCCCTCCAGACCTACCTCGCAGACATACCAGCCACCTTCACCCACGCAAACATCCTCACCAACGACCCCCACCCGCAACTGCAGGCACACACCATCATCTCCGAACCCCCCTTCGGCATGAGACTGGAAGACACGACGCTGACAACCGTCACCGCCTCCCTCCAGACATCCCTGGGCATCACCGTCCCTGGCCCACTGGCTGCCGACGCCGCCTTCTTGACCTACCCGCTCCACCACCTCGCACCTGAGGGCCGGGCCTACGTCCTGACCAACCTCTCCACCTGCTCCCAGGGCAGGCTCGCCCAGTTCCGACAAAACCTCATCGCCCGCGGCGCAGTGGAAGCAATCATCCAACTCCCCCGCAAACTGCTCACCTACACCTCCCTGGCCACCGCCCTGTGGGTCCTACGCGCCCCGGACGCCACCCGGGCCACTGAACCTGTACTGCTCGCCGACGCCAGCAACGCCAAAGATCCAGCAGACCACATTGCAGAATGGCTCCACGCCATGCGGGAAGGCCGGGACACCACCATCCCCACCGGATCCACCACCCTGGCAGAGATGATCACCCAGGACAGCACCCTCCTACCGTCCCTGCTGCTTAACCGCGCCCCCGACAAGGGCGAAGTCCTCGCAGACTACAAGCAGGCTTGGAACCAGCTCACAGACACCGTCCACACGGTCAGCGACACCCTGTCCGCGCAGGCCGGCTCTGCGGAAGTACTCCCCGCGTCCTCCAGTGTTTTGCCGCTGACCGAGCTTGGCTCGGTGACCCGTATCCGCGCCCGCTACCGGAAAACCGACGAGGAACCCGCCGACGGAGCCATCGCAGCACAGCTGATCCCCTTCCGGGACCGGGGTGAGCCGGCAGAAGAGGTGTTCATCGGAGCCGACACTCCCACCGTGCAGCCCGGTGATCTTCTCATCCCGAATCAGGCCGGGGTTCCCGCGCGAGTGTTCACCACGAACGAAGGGACATGGGTGGCCCCGACAGGGATGTTTGTACTCCGGGTGACAAGCGACCAATTCGAACCTGAGTATCTGGCTGCCTGCGTCAACGCCCCTTTCAACGAGGTGGACGATGGTGGCATGATTCCCCGCCGGAAACTGTCCCAGATCCAGATCCCCCTTCTCAGCCTGCCCGAACAGCAGAAAGTCCTGGCCACCACCAGCCAACTCCAGCAGCTCGCCGAACAGGCCCAGAAGCTCCACCGACAGGCGGAGGCGGCTTCCGCCGCGGCGATGAACGTCATCCGCTACGACACCGACACCCCATAG
- a CDS encoding DUF262 domain-containing protein, translated as MEADTKALKKIMTVEGRYVIPTFQRDYEWTREGQWELLFEDLDSVAGRLGAARVEAEATGSSQARAEKSVAPHFLGAVVCDQLPSPTGGLTLSAVIDGQQRLTTLQLLVRGVLDVLQETGSGRVRQVKRLLENPEDVIDHPHERYKLWPRRKDREVWPVAMADEVPAYGPGDHLYLQARRFFADSVRNTLVDDQGRDRTDDFVDALLDLFKLVVIDLDDNDDAQVIFEVLNGRQTPLSASDLVKNLLFLRGELADEQELEELYDAYWAEFDEPWWKKQIGVGHAARARRDVLLSVWLTAVSGTEANVGRLYGEVRQFLAGGDHRTKDILIELSEYRQAYKAIYGALDPGSLRLAQSYRNLVTLKLQTAVPLLAWLRTLPADKLSVADHERAAGAVESWVLRRMILGANTRGYNAAFLGVLKSAQAAARSPEANIADAIVAALAAGPNSLAWPSDEEITSAFTRDRFYGRFTQERIRLILGAIDAQMRVNNPKTEPAVFDYAQLQIEHLMPKRWEQHWPLPTVVSEDPAQRELAATERTAAVDRIGNLTLVTSAFNQGVSNLGWEQKRPELATQSALQLNLPIAAAEHWDEETITARGETLADVVCRIWPR; from the coding sequence GTGGAGGCTGACACAAAAGCACTGAAGAAGATCATGACGGTGGAGGGTCGGTACGTGATTCCTACGTTCCAGCGTGATTATGAGTGGACCCGGGAAGGGCAGTGGGAGCTGCTCTTTGAAGACCTTGATTCGGTGGCCGGCCGCTTGGGTGCCGCCCGGGTGGAGGCAGAAGCAACCGGTTCCTCCCAGGCCAGGGCGGAGAAGAGTGTTGCTCCGCACTTTCTGGGTGCTGTGGTGTGCGATCAGCTTCCCTCTCCTACTGGTGGGCTCACCTTGTCTGCGGTTATTGATGGCCAGCAGCGGCTGACAACCCTGCAACTGCTGGTGCGCGGCGTGCTCGACGTGCTGCAGGAGACCGGGTCGGGGAGGGTGCGGCAGGTCAAGCGTCTGCTGGAAAATCCCGAGGATGTCATTGATCATCCTCATGAGCGCTACAAGCTGTGGCCGCGGCGCAAGGACCGTGAGGTCTGGCCGGTAGCCATGGCCGATGAGGTGCCGGCCTATGGTCCCGGGGATCATCTGTATCTGCAGGCCCGCCGGTTTTTCGCTGACTCTGTGCGCAACACCCTGGTGGATGACCAGGGGCGGGACCGCACCGATGACTTCGTTGACGCTCTGCTCGATTTGTTCAAACTGGTGGTCATCGACCTGGACGACAACGATGATGCTCAGGTCATCTTTGAGGTCCTCAATGGCCGCCAAACCCCGTTGTCTGCCTCGGATCTAGTCAAAAATCTGCTGTTCCTGCGAGGGGAATTAGCCGATGAGCAGGAGCTTGAAGAGCTCTACGACGCCTACTGGGCCGAATTTGATGAGCCGTGGTGGAAAAAGCAGATCGGTGTCGGCCACGCCGCCCGCGCCCGACGAGATGTGCTGTTGTCTGTGTGGCTGACCGCAGTGTCCGGCACGGAGGCGAATGTCGGGCGTCTCTACGGGGAGGTCCGCCAGTTCCTGGCCGGGGGCGACCATAGGACCAAGGACATCCTGATCGAGTTGTCCGAGTACCGGCAGGCCTACAAGGCCATCTACGGTGCCCTTGACCCGGGTTCGCTACGTTTGGCCCAGTCCTATCGAAATCTGGTGACCCTCAAACTGCAGACAGCGGTGCCGTTGCTGGCGTGGTTGCGGACCCTGCCCGCAGACAAGCTCTCTGTGGCAGACCACGAGCGGGCTGCCGGCGCTGTGGAGTCCTGGGTGCTGCGCCGGATGATTCTGGGGGCCAACACCCGCGGTTATAACGCAGCTTTCCTCGGAGTGCTCAAGAGCGCTCAGGCTGCCGCGCGTAGCCCGGAAGCCAATATCGCTGATGCCATCGTCGCGGCACTGGCTGCGGGCCCGAACTCGCTGGCCTGGCCTTCGGATGAGGAGATCACATCTGCCTTCACCCGGGATCGTTTCTACGGCCGGTTCACCCAGGAACGCATCCGCCTCATACTCGGTGCCATTGATGCGCAGATGCGGGTCAACAACCCCAAGACCGAACCGGCGGTCTTCGACTACGCCCAGCTGCAGATCGAACACCTCATGCCGAAGCGTTGGGAACAGCACTGGCCCCTACCGACTGTGGTAAGCGAGGATCCTGCCCAGCGTGAGCTGGCTGCCACCGAACGTACGGCAGCGGTGGACCGTATCGGCAACCTCACCCTTGTCACCTCCGCATTCAACCAGGGAGTTTCCAACCTCGGATGGGAACAGAAGCGTCCCGAACTGGCCACCCAGTCCGCCCTGCAACTGAACCTTCCCATCGCCGCCGCCGAACATTGGGATGAGGAGACGATCACTGCCCGTGGAGAGACGTTGGCAGATGTCGTCTGTCGGATCTGGCCCCGTTGA
- a CDS encoding NYN domain-containing protein, with protein MTPRRFILIDIENFNGGPVSTPSQAKWCRRMLDNWLTINRGDQVVIAADVHTVTNIHLAWPQARILAGRCEDGADLRLLTVMDENLAEKYTELVLVSGDWIFAQKVSELAGQGLPTHVYSHAAALSKRLQFAATTITTTITTETMTIRKAA; from the coding sequence ATGACCCCCCGCCGCTTCATCCTCATCGACATCGAGAACTTCAACGGAGGCCCCGTCTCCACCCCGTCCCAGGCGAAGTGGTGCCGCCGAATGCTGGACAACTGGCTCACCATTAACCGTGGCGACCAGGTGGTCATCGCCGCTGACGTGCACACCGTGACCAACATCCACCTCGCCTGGCCTCAGGCCCGGATTCTGGCGGGGCGTTGCGAGGACGGCGCCGACCTCCGCCTCCTTACGGTGATGGATGAAAACCTCGCGGAGAAATACACCGAACTGGTTCTCGTCTCCGGGGACTGGATCTTCGCCCAGAAGGTCTCCGAACTCGCCGGCCAGGGACTGCCCACCCACGTCTACTCCCACGCCGCCGCCCTGTCCAAGCGCCTGCAGTTCGCCGCCACGACCATCACCACCACCATCACCACCGAGACCATGACCATCCGAAAGGCTGCGTAA
- a CDS encoding IS6 family transposase, with the protein MGIFSDRHFPREIILWAVRWYCRYGVSYRDLEEMMTERGAPVDHTTIYRWVQKYAPELDKQTRWYRQVPDWQARSWRVDETYIRVGGTWCYLYRAITAGGQTLDFYLSPKRNVAAAKRFLAKTLRANKSAGYPRVISTDKAPSLARAISDLKAEGICPSTVEHRRVKYLNNVIEGDHGRLKRILGPKGAFKNRTSAYRTLKGVEAMHSLRKGQGTMFAYGQPNPDAVIVNRVFENA; encoded by the coding sequence ATGGGCATCTTCTCGGATCGTCATTTCCCTCGCGAGATCATTCTGTGGGCGGTGCGGTGGTACTGCCGCTACGGCGTGAGCTACCGCGATCTGGAAGAGATGATGACCGAGCGTGGTGCGCCGGTTGATCACACCACCATCTACCGTTGGGTCCAGAAATATGCTCCTGAACTGGACAAACAAACGCGGTGGTATCGGCAAGTTCCTGACTGGCAAGCCCGGTCCTGGCGGGTGGATGAAACCTATATCCGGGTCGGCGGCACGTGGTGCTACCTCTATCGGGCGATCACCGCCGGTGGACAGACCCTGGACTTTTACCTCTCCCCGAAGCGGAACGTGGCCGCAGCGAAGCGTTTCCTGGCGAAGACGCTGCGGGCGAATAAATCGGCAGGCTATCCGCGGGTGATCAGCACCGACAAGGCCCCCTCACTCGCCAGGGCAATCTCTGACTTGAAGGCGGAAGGCATCTGTCCATCGACGGTCGAGCATCGTCGGGTGAAATACCTCAACAATGTCATTGAAGGCGATCATGGCCGGCTGAAACGGATCCTGGGGCCGAAGGGGGCGTTCAAAAACCGAACGTCCGCCTACCGGACTCTGAAAGGGGTGGAGGCGATGCACTCATTGCGGAAAGGCCAGGGCACGATGTTTGCCTACGGGCAACCGAACCCGGATGCGGTGATCGTCAACCGGGTATTCGAGAATGCCTGA
- a CDS encoding N-6 DNA methylase produces MSESLFKRLSAPLETARTEADIQSDIRTLLLVGDFDLDAPRLEEQIGDGTRRRIDVATGATVIEVKRQLTNEQADADFISQLHGYVRTRMSQDGSRYNGILTDGRSWWLYEVDPAAATFARRSTFELTTADKGDDLVEWLQAVLATRHNVRPTQTTIETMLGADSPAYRQDVAYLESLYNQVADEPMVGLKRQLWARLLRSALGTNFDNQTRLFIDHTLLVIEASAIGHAVMGLSLEDLITHPEQLLSGEEFRQAGIYNVIEPGFFDWVLLAGDEGRRFLTRIVHRIAVFDWASIDHDVLKILYESIINPESRKSMGEYYTPDWLAEGIVDKALTDPLTQSALDPACGSGTFVFQAIRRIARAAEEAGWSSAQTVEHIQNHVFGLDIHPVSVMLARVTYLLALGELLQDRGDIWVPVHLGDSMQWFQPGDHDENVVRINTDGADLAVEEEDALFSIGRTLAFPLDSMEDTDTFDQLVTAMTDRAKEHTDSTQARPQAGPILRKFGIGKNNPDYVTLEETFNLLCDLNAEGRDSIWGFYVRNQVRPLWLSMEGRRVDVLIGNPPWVAYRFMTPDMQGKYKAFAEKHGIWEGREVATHQDLVALFIVRSVEKYLVKGGSFNFVTPLAVLSRKAYDGFRTGEWGRYLRGEVTELWDLEKIRPAIFPVPSAVIFGRKHIFDPRAYQKMPPSGFPKVKKVMEGLRDKDGWEKTWANLTVSEDKNIVISSESGVRSVYNDTVSQGANLTPRMMFFVVEGDASASKLGKRSGTVPVVSQRGKLDKAPWKELPDLTGVLPSKFIFDVHLGSTTAPFRLLDPWRAVLPVAGDKLMTESEIDAGNDRLRAWWNEAAELWEENRTKQSKLSLLENLNYQQKMIRQLGATKHRVVYSASGVTVAAARLEDPRIIVEHALYWMPAGGLGEARYLTAILNAPATTELISVYQSRGLFGARHFDKNVWRLPIPKYDPHNDLHVSLVTLAEQAEEIASQVDVSTFGFQTVRKLIRTELETAGLQAKLDEAVRELLGEG; encoded by the coding sequence GTGAGCGAGTCACTGTTCAAGCGGCTGTCAGCGCCGCTGGAAACTGCCAGGACTGAGGCTGACATCCAGTCAGACATCAGGACGCTTCTTCTGGTAGGCGATTTTGATCTTGATGCCCCTAGACTCGAGGAGCAGATCGGTGATGGCACCCGACGTCGTATCGACGTCGCCACCGGTGCCACCGTCATCGAGGTCAAGCGACAGCTCACCAACGAACAGGCCGACGCCGACTTCATCTCTCAGCTCCACGGCTACGTCCGAACTCGCATGTCCCAAGACGGCTCACGCTACAACGGTATTTTGACCGACGGCCGTTCCTGGTGGCTTTACGAGGTCGACCCTGCCGCCGCAACCTTCGCACGACGCTCTACGTTCGAGCTCACAACAGCAGACAAGGGAGACGACCTGGTCGAATGGCTGCAAGCTGTCCTAGCCACTCGCCACAACGTCCGCCCCACCCAGACCACCATCGAAACTATGCTCGGCGCGGACTCACCTGCGTACCGGCAGGATGTTGCCTATCTGGAGTCCCTATACAACCAGGTTGCGGATGAACCCATGGTCGGGCTCAAGCGCCAACTCTGGGCACGACTCCTACGCAGTGCCCTGGGAACAAACTTCGACAACCAGACCAGGCTCTTCATCGACCACACCCTCCTGGTCATCGAAGCCTCAGCCATCGGACACGCAGTCATGGGGCTCTCGCTGGAAGACCTCATCACTCACCCCGAGCAACTCCTAAGTGGAGAGGAATTCCGACAAGCAGGCATCTACAACGTTATTGAGCCGGGATTCTTCGACTGGGTGCTCCTGGCCGGCGATGAGGGCCGACGTTTCCTCACTCGCATCGTCCATCGCATCGCCGTCTTCGACTGGGCTTCTATCGACCATGACGTCCTCAAGATCCTCTACGAGTCCATCATCAACCCGGAATCCCGCAAGAGCATGGGCGAGTACTACACCCCCGACTGGCTCGCCGAAGGCATCGTCGACAAGGCTCTGACTGACCCGCTGACTCAATCCGCACTCGACCCCGCGTGCGGCTCAGGTACCTTCGTTTTCCAGGCTATTCGACGGATCGCGCGCGCCGCAGAGGAAGCGGGCTGGTCGTCTGCTCAGACCGTCGAGCACATCCAGAACCACGTCTTTGGCCTCGATATCCATCCCGTGTCAGTCATGCTGGCACGCGTCACCTACCTACTTGCGCTCGGGGAGCTCCTCCAGGACCGCGGCGATATCTGGGTGCCCGTTCATCTGGGTGATTCCATGCAGTGGTTCCAGCCAGGAGACCATGACGAGAACGTCGTCAGGATCAACACTGATGGTGCCGACCTAGCTGTCGAAGAAGAAGATGCTCTCTTCTCCATCGGACGTACCCTTGCCTTCCCTCTCGATTCGATGGAAGATACCGACACCTTCGACCAGCTTGTCACCGCGATGACTGACCGGGCCAAGGAGCACACAGATAGTACTCAGGCCCGACCCCAAGCAGGACCGATTCTCCGCAAGTTCGGTATCGGCAAGAACAACCCTGACTATGTCACCCTCGAGGAGACCTTCAACCTCCTGTGTGATCTCAATGCCGAAGGTCGAGACTCTATCTGGGGTTTCTATGTCCGCAACCAGGTCCGTCCACTGTGGCTGTCCATGGAGGGGCGGCGTGTGGATGTGCTCATCGGTAATCCGCCGTGGGTGGCTTACCGATTCATGACCCCTGACATGCAGGGTAAGTACAAAGCGTTCGCCGAGAAACACGGCATCTGGGAGGGCCGGGAGGTGGCAACCCACCAGGACCTCGTCGCCTTGTTCATTGTCCGTTCTGTTGAGAAATACCTGGTTAAGGGGGGTTCCTTCAACTTTGTCACGCCCCTCGCAGTCCTCAGCCGGAAAGCTTACGATGGCTTCCGCACTGGAGAATGGGGACGCTACTTGCGTGGAGAAGTGACCGAGCTCTGGGATCTGGAGAAGATCCGCCCAGCTATCTTCCCCGTCCCGTCAGCCGTCATCTTTGGAAGAAAACACATCTTCGATCCCCGGGCGTATCAAAAGATGCCGCCTAGTGGGTTCCCAAAGGTCAAGAAGGTCATGGAAGGACTTCGTGACAAGGACGGCTGGGAGAAAACCTGGGCCAACCTCACTGTTAGTGAGGATAAGAACATCGTCATCAGCTCTGAATCAGGAGTGCGTTCTGTATATAACGACACCGTCTCTCAAGGTGCGAACCTCACTCCACGGATGATGTTCTTCGTTGTTGAAGGAGATGCCTCGGCAAGCAAGCTCGGCAAGAGGAGTGGGACAGTACCAGTGGTGTCCCAGCGGGGGAAACTTGACAAGGCTCCCTGGAAGGAGCTCCCGGATCTGACGGGGGTCCTTCCGAGCAAGTTCATATTTGATGTGCATCTTGGCTCGACGACAGCCCCTTTCCGACTCCTGGACCCCTGGAGGGCGGTACTCCCCGTTGCAGGGGACAAGCTGATGACGGAAAGCGAGATAGATGCGGGTAACGACCGGCTCCGGGCGTGGTGGAATGAAGCCGCGGAGCTTTGGGAGGAAAATAGGACTAAGCAGAGCAAGCTATCTCTGCTGGAGAATTTGAACTACCAGCAGAAGATGATTCGGCAGTTGGGTGCAACCAAACATCGCGTCGTCTACTCTGCGTCAGGCGTTACCGTTGCTGCGGCGCGGTTGGAGGATCCTCGTATCATAGTGGAGCATGCCTTGTACTGGATGCCAGCCGGTGGACTTGGTGAAGCCCGCTACCTGACTGCAATACTGAACGCCCCCGCTACTACCGAGCTGATCTCTGTCTATCAGTCGCGGGGTCTGTTCGGTGCCCGCCACTTTGACAAAAACGTGTGGCGGTTGCCGATCCCGAAATATGATCCCCACAATGACCTGCACGTGTCTCTCGTGACGCTGGCGGAGCAGGCGGAGGAGATCGCTTCCCAGGTCGATGTCTCCACATTCGGGTTCCAAACTGTCCGGAAGCTCATCAGGACAGAACTCGAGACCGCCGGCCTCCAGGCCAAGCTCGATGAAGCTGTACGAGAGCTCTTGGGGGAGGGGTAA